The following proteins are co-located in the Camelina sativa cultivar DH55 chromosome 12, Cs, whole genome shotgun sequence genome:
- the LOC104730347 gene encoding uncharacterized protein LOC104730347 → MDEFLQTLSSSPGVCHPDCVQASNAQDDYDASQSAALIAVSLISSARVISKLDAELTEYSAQYLVDYVGKEEVEGEMDQPHCQYTVENLLQYVVENVWTKKEDRQEEEVQQRPDVTVKECLQFAFKKGLPRREHWAHLGCVSKVPPFACQIPRVPMNGEVMEATNWDEALELAMQQPVGARLHVFSPEFDRRLGEKGIYDGPSGKGTRYVGLRDVIVVEAARINGKDVATVQICYKKKTYFVKVAVKSRPLRFNSGDKVTKRTSLLVDYCMPRFSIN, encoded by the exons ATGGATGAGTTTTTGCAAACGCTTTCAAGCTCGCCTGGCGTCTGTCATCCAGATTGTGTACAAGCAAGCAATGCGCAAGATGATTACG ATGCATCTCAATCTGCAGCTTTGATAGCCGTGAGTCTGATTAGCTCTGCAAGGGTTATCTCCAAACTCGACGCTGAGCTTACTGAGTACTCAGCTCAGTATTTGGTGGATTATGTTGGGAAGGAAGAAGTAGAGGGAGAAATGGATCAACCACACTGTCAGTACACTGTGGAAAACCTACTTCAGTATGTGGTTGAAAATGTTTGGACCAAGAAGGAAGATAGGCAGGAAGAAGAGGTTCAACAACGCCCTGATGTCACTGTCAAAGAGTGCCTCCAATTTGCTTTTAAAAAAGGGCTACCGAGAAGAGAACATTGGGCTCATTTGGGATGTGTGTCCAAGGTTCCCCCATTTGCTTGTCAGATACCTCGCGTTCCCATGAATGGAGAAGTGATGGAGGCTACAAATTGGGATGAAGCACTTGAGCTGGCTATGCAACAACCGGTGGGAGCAAGACTGCATGTCTTCAGTCCAGAGTTCGACCGTCGTCTTGGAGAGAAG GGAATTTACGATGGGCCGTCAGGTAAGGGAACTCGATATGTTGGGCTTAGAGATGTGATAGTTGTTGAAGCGGCGAGGATCAATGGAAAGGATGTTGCGACTGTTCAAATATGCTACAAGAAGAAGACCTATTTTGTCAAAGTTGCTGTAAAAAGTAGGCCACTCCGCTTTAATAGTGGCGACAAGGTCACCAAGCGAACATCACTGCTTGTTGACTACTGTATGCCTCGCTTTTCTATCAACTAA
- the LOC109127902 gene encoding uncharacterized protein LOC109127902, giving the protein MAFNEGENSETNNPRREEGAGLSPIQMEALTGHFTRLFQTEIEALHQRLDRAPQPQHQYEEEPGRRGRDWPRHNRNEEDDYYNQRGNSSSEGQRRPRRNREARGRNDDDLRGIKLKIPPFHGKNDPDAYLEWEKKMELVFRCQDYSDRKKVQVAATEFYDYAINWWDQLVTSRMRRRVQPVDTWDELKAVMRKRFVPSHYNRELHQKLRRLSQGSKSVEDYFQEMESLMIKADIEEEGDATMARFLGGLARNIQDQMELQTYEDLEEMLHKAILIEEQLKKKSSTRQVIGSSQKPSYYKEDKSSFRPRTEFKPNVGAKPNNVGQELKGKAEATHTRNRDIQCFRCHGIGHYASRCPNQRTMILMENGEIETEEEKECDSTSSLEEHEVCATEGKLLVTRRALVMQDKIQEVQQRENLFHTRCLVKDKVCSLIIDGGSCTNVASTILVEKLKLDTKKHPRPYNLQWLNNQRNMKVSHQVLIPLSIGKYEDEVLCDILPMEASHIMLGRPWQFDRKVNHDGYTNKHSFEHRGKKITLVPLTPQEVYEDQLQLGKNNVSEPLNTKNHKEESESLRKTQLKAFESNPVRQSNFFVRESEIKRALFLDQPIIMLMYKETLMSLTNPEPELPSNIVSLLQDYGDVFPEENPDGLPPIRGIEHQIDFVPGASLPNRPAYRTNPMETKELQKQVSELMEKGYIRESMSPCAVPVLLVPKKDGSWRMCVDCRAINNITVKYRHPIPRLDDMLDELHGSCVFSKIDLKSGYHQIRMKEGDEWKTAFKTKHGLYEWLVMPFGLTNAPSTFMRLMNHVLRAFIGVFVVVYFDDILIYSRSLDDHVEHLKTVLDVLRREQLALRWTKKR; this is encoded by the exons ATGGCTTTTAATGAAGGAGAAAACTCTGAAACCAACAACCCAAGAAGAGAAGAGGGAGCAGGTCTTTCGCCAATACAAATGGAGGCATTGACGGGGCATTTTACGCGATTGTTTCAGACTGAGATAGAGGCTTTGCACCAGCGGTTGGATAGAGCACCACAGCCTCAACATCAGTACGAAGAGGAACCAGGCCGGAGGggcagagattggcctagacataacagaaatgaagaagacgacTACTACAACCAAAGAGGCAATTCATCTAGTGAGGGTCAAAGGCGACCAAGACGAAACAGAGAGGCTAGAGGgagaaatgatgatgatttgagaggGATCAAGCTGAAAATACCGCCATTCCATGGAAAGAATGATCCAGATGCTTACTTGGAGTGGGAAAAGAAAATGGAGTTAGTCTTTAGGTGTCAAGACTATTCAGACCGCAAGAAGGTTCAAGTAGCTGCTacagagttttatgattatgcGATCAATTGGTGGGATCAACTGGTAACTAGTAGGATGCGCCGACGAGTCCAGCCTGTTGACACATGGGATGAGTTGAAGGCAGTTATGAGGAAGAGATTTGTGCCCAGCCACTACAACAGAGAGTTGCATCAGAAACTGAGACGTCTAAGTCAAGGAAGCAAGAGTGTAGAGGATTACTtccaggagatggagtctcttaTGATTAAAGCTgacatagaagaagaaggagatgcaacTATGGCAAGGTTTCTAGGAGGATTGGCCAGAAATATTCAAGATCAAATGGAGTTGCAGACCTATGAAGACTTGGAAGAGATGTTGCACAAGGCGATTCTGATTGAGGAGCAACTTAAGAAGAAGAGCAGTACTCGACAAGTCATTGGTTCTAGTCAAAAGCCGAGTTACTACAAGGAGGACAAGTCAAGTTTTCGGCCTAGAACAGAATTCAAACCAAATGTGGGAGCTAAGCCAAATAATGTTGGACAAGAGTTAAAAGGAAAAGCTGAGGCTACTCACACAAGGAACCGAGATATCCAATGCTTCAGATGTCATGGGATAGGACACTATGCTAGCCGATGTCCAAACCAGCGAACCATGATATTGATGGAGAATGGAGagattgaaacagaggaagagaaagaatgtGATTCTACTTCATCTTTGGAAGAACATGAGGTTTGTGCTACAGAGGGAAAATTGTTGGTTACGCGAAGAGCTTTGGTGATGCAAGACAAGATCCAGGAAGTACAACAACGAGAAAACTTGTTCCACACAAGGTGTTTGGTGAAGGATAAAGTGTGCAGTCTTATCATTGATGGAGGAAGTTGTACTAATGTTGCAAGCACTATTTTGGTGGAGAAGTTGAAGTTGGATACAAAGAAGCATCCCAGACCATATAATCTTCAGTGGTTGAACAACCAAAGGAATATGAAGGTTAGCCATCAAGTGTTGATTCCATTATCCATTGGGAAGTATGAAGATGAAGTGTTGTGTGATATATTGCCCATGGAAGCAAGTCACATTATGTTGGGAAGGCCATGGCAGTTTGATCGCAAGGTTAATCATGACGGCTACACCAACAAACATTCTTTTGAGCACAGAGGGAAGAAGATCACACTAGTTCCATTAACACCACAAGAGGTCTACGAAGATCAGCTGCAACTTGGAAAGAACAATGTGAGTGAACCCCTAAACACTAAAAACCAcaaagaagagagtgagagtttgagaaaaaccCAGCTAAAGGCCTTTGAGAGTAACCCTGTGAGACAATCTAATTTCTTTGTGAGAGAAAGTGAGATTAAGAGAGCTTTATTTTTGGATCAACCAATCATTATGCTTATGTACAAGGAAACTCTCATGAGTTTGACTAACCCTGAGCCGGAACTTCCGAGcaatattgtttctcttttgcaggATTATGGTGATGTTTTTCCAGAAGAAAATCCAGATGGTTTGCCACCAATTCGGGGAATTGAACATCAAATAGACTTTGTCCCAGGAGCTTCACTTCCTAATAGGCCAGCCTATAGAACCAATCCTATGGAGACAAAGGAGCTGCAGAAACAAGTCAGTGAGCTCATGGAAAAGGGATACATTAGGGAGAGCATGAGCCCATGTGCTGTGCCGGTGTTACTTGTACCTAAAAAGGATGGTAGTTGGAGAATGTGCGTAGATTGCAGAGCCATCAACAATATCACTGTAAAGTACCGCCACCCTATTCCTCGCTTAGATGACATGCTAGATGAGTTACATGGGTCTTGtgtgttttctaaaattgatcTTAAGAGTGGATATCACCAAATTCGTATGAAGGAGGGTGATGAGTGGAAAACTGCATTTAAGACTAAGCATGGATTATATGAATGGCttgtgatgccttttgggttaacAAATGCACCTAGTACTTTTATGAGGTTAATGAATCATGTCTTGAGAGCATTCATAGGAGTTTTTGTGGTTGTgtattttgatgatatcttgaTCTACAGTCGAAGCCTAGATGACCATGTAGAGCATTTGAAAACTGTTTTAGATGTTCTTAGGAGGGAGCAACT GGCATTAAGGTGGACGAAGAAAAGGTAA
- the LOC104730345 gene encoding uncharacterized protein LOC104730345 produces the protein MDGFLQTLSSSTGVCHPDCVRASNAQADYDASQSAALVAVSLISSARVLFKLDPEYTRYSAQYLVDNVGKEEVEGEMDQPHCQYTMENILRYLVENVWTRREDRLEEELDQRRHDLTVKECLEFAFKKGLPRGEHWAHLGCVSKVPPFACQIPRVPMKGEVIEATNWDEAFELFKQQPIGARLHVFSPEFYRVGEEGFYEGPSGNGTRYVGLRDVIVVEVERIEGEIVVTVQVFYKKKTSFVKVAMRSMLLPLNGVDESEVTEPTTLLVDFCIPRLSIN, from the exons ATGGATGGGTTTTTGCAAACGCTTTCAAGCTCGACTGGCGTCTGTCATCCAGATTGTGTACGAGCAAGCAATGCGCAAGCTGATTACG ATGCATCTCAATCTGCAGCTTTGGTAGCTGTGAGTCTGATTAGCTCTGCACGGGTTCTCTTCAAACTCGACCCTGAGTATACTCGGTACTCAGCTCAGTATTTGGTGGATAACGTTGGGAAGGAAGAAGTGGAGGGAGAAATGGATCAACCACATTGTCAGTACACTATGGAAAACATACTTCGGTACTTGGTTGAAAACGTTTGGACAAGGAGGGAAGATAGGCTGGAAGAAGAATTGGATCAACGACGCCATGACCTCACTGTGAAAGAGTGCCTTGAGTTTGCTTTTAAAAAAGGGCTACCGAGAGGAGAACATTGGGCTCATTTGGGATGTGTGTCCAAGGTTCCCCCATTTGCTTGTCAGATACCTCGCGTTCCCATGAAAGGAGAAGTGATTGAGGCTACAAATTGGGATGAAGCATTTGAGCTGTTTAAGCAACAACCGATAGGAGCAAGACTACATGTGTTCAGTCCAGAGTTTTATCGTGTTGGAGAG GAGGGATTTTACGAGGGGCCTTCAGGTAATGGAACAAGGTATGTTGGACTTAGAGATGTGATAGTAGTTGAAGTGGAGAGGATCGAGGGAGAGATTGTCGTGACTGTTCAGGTATTCTACAAGAAGAAGACCTCGTTTGTCAAAGTTGCTATGAGAAGTATGTTACTCCCGCTTAATGGTGTCGACGAGTCTGAGGTCACAGAACCAACCACACTGCTTGTTGATTTCTGTATCCCACGTTTATCTATCAACTAA